TTCCTTGAGAAGCCAGCGAATCCGCCGACAATCCCAGGCGACGATCTGTCCAGCTACGTCTCCATGGGCAACTACGTATTCTCAACTGAAGCGTTGATTGACGTGCTGCGTGAAGATGCGGCGGACCCTTCCTCCTTGCACGATATGGGCGGCAACATCATTCCGATGCTTACCGCTCGCGGCGAGGCTCGCGTGTACGACTTTGCCACCAACGTGGTCCCTGGTGCCACTGAACGCGACGGTGGGTATTGGCGCGATGTCGGAACCCTCGACAGTTACCACGATGCGCACATGGATCTTGTCTCTGTGCACCCGATCTTCAATCTGTACAACCGCCGCTGGCCGATCCTGTCGCACTTGCCCTCGCTGCCTCCAGCAAAGTTCGTTGAGGGCGGCAACGCGCATGAGTCGATGGTCGGCGCCGGCACGATCATCTCCGGGGCGCACGTGCGTACGTCCGTTATCGCCTCAAATGTGTCTGTCGAATCTGGTGCTTATGTAGAGGGCAGCGTCTTGATGCCTGGTGTGCGTATCGGACGCAATGCAGTGGTGCGCAGGGCGATTCTTGACAAGAACGTCGTCATTCCAGACGGTGCCCAGATTGGCGTTGACACAGAGCGAGATCGAAGCGTCTACACCGTGAGCGATGCAGGTATCGTCGTTCTGGGTAAGGGCACTCAGGCCGCTCGATGAAAACTCGGCTCGTTGCCATCCTGGCGGCGATTGTCACGTGCGTCACGCCGGCGGTGGCGAATGCGGCTCCCCAGAGTATTCCGCGCATCATCGGCGGCAGCCCCAGCGCAATCGATCAGTCGCCCTGGCAGGTGTTGATCATCATGCGCAATTCATTGCAGTGCTCTGGCACCCTGGTGAGCACGACGACCATCATCACCGCGGCGCACTGTCTGAACGGGTACACCGCTGCCGATGTTCGAGTGTGGGGCGGGATCTCCAAGACGAGTGACCGCTCGCAGTTGAAGGAACTGCCTGTGGCATCGATTACTCCTCATCCAGATTTTCGTCTCGACACCTTTGACAATGACATCGGCTTGATCACCCTCAGTCGCCCGATCGATCTCACCGGAAATCTGCAAGCACTTGCTCTGCCTTTCGGTCAGGATGCGGGTACCTGGCCGGCCAGCGGAGCAAGCGCTGTGGTGGCGGGCTGGGGTGTCACCAACCCCACAGGCACGAATACGACCGATCAATTGATGCGAGCTGACGTCCTGATCCTTGCTGGTCCGAATGATCCGTGCGGGCAGTACGGGCCGGACGTGGATCCGATGCAGGATGTGTGTGCTGGTTCGCCAACAGGCGCCGTCGACACCTGCCAGGGCGACAGCGGTGGACCACTTGTGGTGTCCGCACCAGTCCCGACCCTTGCTGGCGTAGTGAGCTTTGGCACTGAGTGTGCCAAAGCAGGGTATCCGGGCCTGTACACCCGACTGACGACCTTTCTTCCGTGGCTGCAGTCCAGGATCGATCTGCCGGTAGCCGTGCCAGCTACCCCAACAGGACTGGTCGTGCGGGCATCGCAAGGACGCGTGGATGTGTCGTGGAACCCGATCTCCGGTGCAGGAGCTGGCTCCACCAAATGGCAGGTCACCGCGATGCCCGGTGGCCAGACGTGCTCGACCATGTCAACTGCGTGCGTCTTCACTCAACTCACCCCAGGCACCGAAGTCACATTCACCGTGCAGGGAAGCAATGGCTTTGGACCCGGATTGGCGAGCGCACCGACCCTGCCGGTCAGGGTGACTGGCGGTGAGAGCGTGGTCGGCGCCCGGCTCGCAGTGAACTCACTGGCATTCTGGCTTGGCTTGGATCCGGCTTCGATATCACGGGTGGTGGTGCGGACGCCGCGCGTGTGCCTGGTGGCCGGTGCCAGAGTTCGCATGAAGAGCACAGGTATCTGCGTTGTGCAGCTGAATCAAGGGCGCAAGGTTCAGACTGTGACCGTGCGGGTATTGCCTGTGGGCGGCCCTACTCGTTGAGGTCGTGCCTCTCGATGCTGACAAGGCGGGGGGTTCCATCAGGCGCGAAGGCCCGGTGCAGCACGATGAAGGCCCCCGGCTGCATTCGCGGATCCCATGCCGGTCGAGTGCAGTCCTCGCCCATGGCCTCGGCAAGTGTTTCCAGGATTGTGGGCAGCACTGGTCGATGCGAGCAGATCACCATTGCATGATGCTGACTGACCAGATCGCGAATGCGCGCCGCCGTCTTCTTTGGATTTGAGTCGTAGTTCTCCTCGCTCAGAGCCGACTCAGAAATGACGGGCACTTGGGCGTATTTGGCGAATTTCTTCACGGTCTGCATGCAGCGCTCGGCATCTGATGAATGCACGGCCAAAATACCGTAGGCATCAAGCAGCGGAACGAGGGCTTTTGCTTGACTTCGACCCTTGCCGCTGACTGGCCGCTGATGATCGTGCTTGCCCTTGAAATCAGAGCGCTTTGCTGCTTGCGCATGGCGCAAGATGATCAGCGGAACAGTCGGTGGCAGAGTCGCAGCTTGTTCGACCAAGTCGGCATCGCGTTCGTAGGTCAGTAGTTGCCTCGCCTGTGCGACAGGCATCCAGCGAATCTCATCGACCTCGTCGTCTGGGAGAAATTCCTCTTCGCTGGCAACGCGTGCCGCCCAATAGTCCACAGTCTTTGGCAGCCCTAACGCTTCGTACTCCAATGTGGGCAGGCGCGGACCGAGCACGGCTTGGACGCCGGTTTCCTCATCGCATTCGCGGACAGCAGCCGCGATGACATGTTCGCCCATGTCGATCTTGCCCTTGGGCAGTGACCAGTCACTTCGATGAGGGCGATGGACGATCAAGGTTTCGTATCGCCCTTGCGCACCCCGCATGAGCACAACGCCAGCTGCACGAATCGGAAGCATGCCGCTGTCGCTCATAGCAAACCCGAATGTCGCGCAGCTTTTCTCGTCGTGCTCCAGGCGTCTGCGAAATTCAGGCGGCCCTCGTATTCGGACTCGACCTCGATCGCGTGCAGCAGGCCAAGAGCGAAGCCGGTCTGCCCGTTGGTATCGGGGTGCTGTGCCAACTCCTGCACGAACATCTGAGCCACATATGCATCTTGATGGTCCCCCAGAAGCTCGGTGATCTCGGCAAGTGACTTGGCAAAGCGGCGCACAGCGCCAGATGGAAATACCGGCAGCACTGCATCAACGGCGTAACGGGCGCGCTTGGCCTTGATTCGGGCGCGGTGCCACTCATCAGGGGGCCCTTCCAGCTCCAACTTGCGACAGGACTTCGCAAGGGCATTCCAGGCATGCGCGACCAAGGGGGGCAGTACGTCCTCGCAGGCCTGGTAGGCATCGTCCAGAAGCCGTGGCTCACGCGCTGCACTGATGAGATCTTCGATCAGGTAGGTGTGCCGGTCGCTGCGCAGAGCGGCCATCGCCCCTGAACGCGCGCCTTCCACGCGCCGATCCAAGGCCGTTCGGGTCGCATCCTGCGCCATCTGAGACTGCGGTTCTGGCAAGAGAGCGCTGTGCGCGATGAGCCGCTCTTCGAGAACCTCGCTGTCGCGAATGATGCCCATCTCTGTGGCCAGCCAAGCAAGTTCCTCTTCGAGCTGCTCTGCCCATTCATGCTCGAGCAGCGGATCAAAGGTGCGCAGAATGCTGCGCAGTCGTCGGCCTGCAACGCGGACCTGATGGACGGCGTCAGGCAGATCGCGACGTACTGCTACGTCGGCAAAGATCAGAGCGCGCACGTGACCGGCAATTGTCGAACGGACCGCGTCCGCTGCAATGCCAGTACGGGGGGGCATCGGGAGTTCAGGGACATCGGCCGGCGCGGACGCACGTGGCCCCAGGGCTGCGGCTGCCTTGCTCATGGTTCCGGGAACGGCACCGGCGTTGAGCAATGCGCCGCTCAAGCGATCCATGGCGTCCAGCGCGTCTGGATTCTCATTGTCGAGCAATTCGATTTCGAGTTCACGGAAGATCGCCAGAGCAGTGCCGCTCCGATCGACAACCGTGACAGTGTCATCGACGATCTCAACAAGCGGAACCCCGTTGCTATTGCTGACAATGCGCGGCGTGCGTTGCGTGCGCAATTCAACAACCGGCGTCAATGCCTGCGCGCGTACGAGGGGACCGATGATGTCTGCCAACTCGGCAGGAATCTGTCCGATCGCGCCCGACTCAAGTGGAGTCTGCAGTTCATCGCGAACCCAGTCACCCGCACCGAACACTGGAAGCTTGAGGTGCCAGCCCTGATCGGCTCCGCCCTCGCGTCGACGCAGGGTTACCTTCCAGCGGAACAAGGTGAGGTCTGCGGTGTCGTGATACACCGCAGTCATAGCAACGGTTGGCTGCTCTTCAAGCTGTTCGACCACGGTGGAGAGATCTGGCCATGTGAACATCGCATGGACCCGGAATTTGCGCTCGATCTCCCGATGGCTTGTCGGTGCGCTCACGAGACACCCGAATGACGTGCGCGCGCCATCAAAGTCTCCTGATAATCGGGGAGCAGGGTGCCGTCATCGGCGTACACCCTGCGCGTCCAGACCCCTTCCTCCGAAAGATTCCAGACGCAGAAGTCACCACCCATGGCCATGTCGAATAGCTCATTGACCCACGCGATCTGCGTGCCTTCGACCAAGCGCACGAGAGTCTCGACTCGTCTGTCAAGATTTCGATGCATCATGTCGGCTGAGCCGATCCACACTTGCCGATCCCCGCCATTTTCGAAGCAGTAGGCACGTGAGTGCTCCAGGAAGCGACCCAGGATGCTCACCACTCGGATGGTCTCGCTCAAGCCTGGAACTCCGGGGCGCAGGGCGCAGATGCCTCGTACCCAGACGTCGACCGGCACTCCAGCCTGTGAAGCGCGGTAGAGCGCATCAATGACGGGCTCGTCGACAAGGGCGTTGCACTTGAAGCGGATTCCAGAGGTCACTCCGGCCTCGTGGTTTTCGATCTCTCGCTCAATGCGCTCGACTAGGCCTGTGCGAACTGAATGTGGAGCCACCAGCAGTCGTGCGTACTCAGTGTTCATCGAATAGCCCGAGAGCACGTTGAACAGATTCGAGACATCCTCGCCAACCTCGGCCGAGCAGGTCAGCAGGCCCATGTCCTCGTAGAGCCGTGCGGTCTTGGGGTGGTAGTTGCCGGTGCCCAGATGGCAGTAGCGACGCAGTTGGTCGCCGTCGTTGCGCACCACCATCGATGCCTTGCTGTGCGTCTTGAGTCCGACCAGTCCGTACACCACGTGGACGCCGGCTTCTTCAAGCTTGCGACTCCAGTCGATGTTGTTCTGCTCATCGAAGCGAGCCTTGATCTCAACGATCGCAAGCACTTGCTTGCCGTTCTGCGCTGCATTGATCAGTGCATCGACGATGGGCGAATCGCCAGAGGTCCGATAGAGGGTCTGCTTGATGGCAAGCACATGCGGATCGATTGCTGCCTGTTCCAGGAACAGTTGCACGCTGGTACTGAATGAGTCGTAGGGATGGTGCAGCAGGACATCTCGCTCTCGAACCACTGCGAAGATGTCAGGCGCGTGTGAAGTCTCGACTTCAGACAGGGTCCGTGAGGTGTGCGAGACGTAGACCGCCTGCTTCAGGTCAGGACGATCGAGCTCGACGAAGCCCCAAAGTCCCGTCAGATCAAGGGGTCCTGGGATTCGGAAGACCTCACTTTCAGTGATGTCCAATTCGCTGGTCAGCAGCTCGAGCACATAGGGGTCGATCGAGGCCTCGACCTCAAGGCGCACCGGGGGCCCGAATCGGCGGCGCATGAGTTCGCGTTCAAGGGCGAGCAGCAGGTTTTCAGCATCGTCTTCTTCAACTTCAACATCTTCGTTGCGAGTCACGCGAAAACTGTGATGCTGCAAGATCTGCATACCCGGAAAGAGTTCGCTGAGCCGGGAAGCGATGACATCTTCTAAAGGCACAAAACGTTGCGATCCCAGCGGCACAAATCGAGGCAGGGACGGCGGAACCTTGACGCGTGCGAAGAGTTCGTTTCCAGTAATTGGATTGCGCACCACTACAGCAAGGTTGAGTGAGAGCCCGCTGATGTAGGGAAATGGGTGCGATGGGTCAACGGCCAAAGGGGTGAGGACCGGAAAGACCTGCGCATGGAAG
This window of the Actinomycetota bacterium genome carries:
- a CDS encoding trypsin-like serine protease, giving the protein MKTRLVAILAAIVTCVTPAVANAAPQSIPRIIGGSPSAIDQSPWQVLIIMRNSLQCSGTLVSTTTIITAAHCLNGYTAADVRVWGGISKTSDRSQLKELPVASITPHPDFRLDTFDNDIGLITLSRPIDLTGNLQALALPFGQDAGTWPASGASAVVAGWGVTNPTGTNTTDQLMRADVLILAGPNDPCGQYGPDVDPMQDVCAGSPTGAVDTCQGDSGGPLVVSAPVPTLAGVVSFGTECAKAGYPGLYTRLTTFLPWLQSRIDLPVAVPATPTGLVVRASQGRVDVSWNPISGAGAGSTKWQVTAMPGGQTCSTMSTACVFTQLTPGTEVTFTVQGSNGFGPGLASAPTLPVRVTGGESVVGARLAVNSLAFWLGLDPASISRVVVRTPRVCLVAGARVRMKSTGICVVQLNQGRKVQTVTVRVLPVGGPTR
- a CDS encoding CYTH and CHAD domain-containing protein — protein: MSAPTSHREIERKFRVHAMFTWPDLSTVVEQLEEQPTVAMTAVYHDTADLTLFRWKVTLRRREGGADQGWHLKLPVFGAGDWVRDELQTPLESGAIGQIPAELADIIGPLVRAQALTPVVELRTQRTPRIVSNSNGVPLVEIVDDTVTVVDRSGTALAIFRELEIELLDNENPDALDAMDRLSGALLNAGAVPGTMSKAAAALGPRASAPADVPELPMPPRTGIAADAVRSTIAGHVRALIFADVAVRRDLPDAVHQVRVAGRRLRSILRTFDPLLEHEWAEQLEEELAWLATEMGIIRDSEVLEERLIAHSALLPEPQSQMAQDATRTALDRRVEGARSGAMAALRSDRHTYLIEDLISAAREPRLLDDAYQACEDVLPPLVAHAWNALAKSCRKLELEGPPDEWHRARIKAKRARYAVDAVLPVFPSGAVRRFAKSLAEITELLGDHQDAYVAQMFVQELAQHPDTNGQTGFALGLLHAIEVESEYEGRLNFADAWSTTRKAARHSGLL
- the glgC gene encoding glucose-1-phosphate adenylyltransferase, with amino-acid sequence MSADPHVLAMVLAGGEGKRLMPLTGDRAKPAVPFGGSYRLIDFVLSNLINAGLRRVCVLTQYKSHSLDRHVTQTWRMPTLLGDYVTPVPAQQRLGPRWYTGSADAIFQSLNLVHDEAPEYVVVFGADHVYRMDPMQMIAAHIDSGAAVTVAGIRMAQSEAHDFGVIQTAADGHTITEFLEKPANPPTIPGDDLSSYVSMGNYVFSTEALIDVLREDAADPSSLHDMGGNIIPMLTARGEARVYDFATNVVPGATERDGGYWRDVGTLDSYHDAHMDLVSVHPIFNLYNRRWPILSHLPSLPPAKFVEGGNAHESMVGAGTIISGAHVRTSVIASNVSVESGAYVEGSVLMPGVRIGRNAVVRRAILDKNVVIPDGAQIGVDTERDRSVYTVSDAGIVVLGKGTQAAR
- a CDS encoding RNA degradosome polyphosphate kinase, whose protein sequence is MTSSSETVPAERFLDRELSWLSFNQRVLELAEDKNLPILERAKFLAIFASNLDEFFMVRVAGLKRRIATGIAVRSASGNNPKEVLESIWDRAHSLQREHAQVFQAEVLPGLAEKGIELLRYEQLTQDERSSLDKFFHAQVFPVLTPLAVDPSHPFPYISGLSLNLAVVVRNPITGNELFARVKVPPSLPRFVPLGSQRFVPLEDVIASRLSELFPGMQILQHHSFRVTRNEDVEVEEDDAENLLLALERELMRRRFGPPVRLEVEASIDPYVLELLTSELDITESEVFRIPGPLDLTGLWGFVELDRPDLKQAVYVSHTSRTLSEVETSHAPDIFAVVRERDVLLHHPYDSFSTSVQLFLEQAAIDPHVLAIKQTLYRTSGDSPIVDALINAAQNGKQVLAIVEIKARFDEQNNIDWSRKLEEAGVHVVYGLVGLKTHSKASMVVRNDGDQLRRYCHLGTGNYHPKTARLYEDMGLLTCSAEVGEDVSNLFNVLSGYSMNTEYARLLVAPHSVRTGLVERIEREIENHEAGVTSGIRFKCNALVDEPVIDALYRASQAGVPVDVWVRGICALRPGVPGLSETIRVVSILGRFLEHSRAYCFENGGDRQVWIGSADMMHRNLDRRVETLVRLVEGTQIAWVNELFDMAMGGDFCVWNLSEEGVWTRRVYADDGTLLPDYQETLMARARHSGVS
- a CDS encoding NUDIX domain-containing protein, producing the protein MSDSGMLPIRAAGVVLMRGAQGRYETLIVHRPHRSDWSLPKGKIDMGEHVIAAAVRECDEETGVQAVLGPRLPTLEYEALGLPKTVDYWAARVASEEEFLPDDEVDEIRWMPVAQARQLLTYERDADLVEQAATLPPTVPLIILRHAQAAKRSDFKGKHDHQRPVSGKGRSQAKALVPLLDAYGILAVHSSDAERCMQTVKKFAKYAQVPVISESALSEENYDSNPKKTAARIRDLVSQHHAMVICSHRPVLPTILETLAEAMGEDCTRPAWDPRMQPGAFIVLHRAFAPDGTPRLVSIERHDLNE